A stretch of Aeromicrobium tamlense DNA encodes these proteins:
- a CDS encoding MerR family transcriptional regulator translates to MHRRWTVGTLSEMLGIAAPTLRTWERRYGVGPTFRTAGGHRRYTIVDADRVATMARFIESGIPAHDAAERVKRLSPHELAAIVGAGPAGLRASAHEQAVFDIIEGAKELDAARVQEAAEKAIDRFGIEEAWDAAIAPAMIEIGLHWEDGRIGVAAEHLVTACVLSALRAAAHQYPTKGPARVVLASVEDEQHKLPVVALGAALARHGHAWTELGARLPMESLEQFVESSEPDVVFLWSSVIVPGEEELERFAALGKRTHLFLGGTGWPHGVATSHSLTETVQQLRRALGDPLP, encoded by the coding sequence ATGCACCGCCGCTGGACCGTGGGGACTCTCTCCGAGATGTTGGGCATTGCCGCGCCCACTCTTCGTACGTGGGAGCGCCGCTACGGAGTGGGTCCCACCTTCCGCACCGCCGGCGGTCACCGCCGCTACACGATCGTCGACGCGGACCGCGTCGCCACCATGGCACGCTTCATCGAATCGGGGATTCCGGCGCATGACGCGGCCGAGCGGGTCAAGCGCCTGTCGCCCCACGAGCTCGCCGCGATCGTCGGCGCCGGACCGGCCGGCCTGCGGGCCTCGGCCCACGAGCAGGCGGTCTTCGACATCATCGAGGGCGCCAAGGAGCTCGACGCCGCGCGGGTCCAGGAGGCCGCCGAGAAGGCGATCGACCGCTTCGGGATCGAGGAAGCCTGGGACGCCGCCATCGCGCCGGCCATGATCGAGATCGGCCTGCACTGGGAGGACGGACGGATCGGGGTCGCGGCGGAGCACCTCGTCACCGCGTGCGTGCTCAGTGCCCTGCGCGCCGCCGCGCACCAGTACCCGACGAAGGGCCCGGCGCGTGTGGTGCTGGCCAGCGTCGAGGACGAGCAGCACAAGCTGCCCGTCGTCGCGCTCGGCGCGGCCCTGGCCCGTCACGGTCACGCCTGGACCGAGCTCGGCGCGCGGCTGCCCATGGAGTCGCTGGAGCAGTTCGTCGAGAGCAGCGAGCCCGACGTCGTCTTCCTGTGGTCCTCGGTCATCGTCCCGGGCGAGGAGGAGCTGGAGCGGTTCGCCGCCCTGGGCAAGCGCACGCACCTCTTCCTCGGCGGCACGGGCTGGCCGCACGGCGTCGCCACGTCGCACTCGCTGACCGAGACGGTGCAGCAGTTGCGGCGCGCTCTCGGCGACCCCCTACCCTGA
- a CDS encoding MFS transporter — MTTYTPATHRAGRREWFALAVLMLPVLLVSVDNTVLSFALPEISRELRPSGNQLMWIVDVYALMLAGLLIAMGSLGDRVGRRRLLVVGAVGFGVASAIAAFSTTPEMLIAGRALLGFFGATLMPSTLSLIRNIFEDARDRRTAIAAWAAMFSGGAVLGPVVGGYLLEHFWWGSVFLLNVPLIIVFVPLALAVIPESRDPQPGPFDPISVLLSLLAMVPLVYAIKHGASAGLDDVTLAALALGLSSGWLFVRRQQRSANPMLDLSLFRNPVFSGALAANALSLMALAGFLYFGAQLLQLVLGLSPLESALVLVPGSVATMVAGFAAVRLVERVPVRTLVPLSFMLSSSGYAIAAFTGHPTVLSVAVAFTVLGIGIGLAETITNDLILSSVPPQKAGAASAISETAYEIGAVLGTAVLGSVLTATFRSHLTVPAVAKFGEQENAFETLGSTLQFAEQFGAPVEGWIHASAASAFDLGVQFTAGAAIFVALAAALVSRRTLQHG, encoded by the coding sequence ATGACGACGTACACGCCCGCCACGCACCGTGCCGGCCGACGCGAGTGGTTCGCGTTGGCCGTGCTGATGCTGCCCGTGCTGCTCGTCTCCGTCGACAACACGGTGCTCTCCTTCGCACTGCCCGAGATCAGCCGCGAGCTGCGCCCCAGCGGCAACCAGCTCATGTGGATCGTGGACGTCTACGCCCTCATGCTGGCCGGCCTGCTCATCGCGATGGGCAGCCTCGGCGACCGCGTGGGCCGGCGCCGCCTGCTCGTCGTGGGCGCCGTCGGCTTCGGCGTGGCCTCGGCGATCGCCGCGTTCAGCACGACCCCCGAGATGCTGATCGCCGGCCGCGCGCTGCTCGGCTTCTTCGGCGCGACGCTCATGCCGTCGACGCTGTCGTTGATCCGCAACATCTTCGAGGACGCGCGCGACCGCCGCACCGCCATCGCCGCGTGGGCCGCGATGTTCTCCGGCGGAGCCGTCCTGGGTCCCGTCGTCGGCGGCTACCTGCTCGAGCACTTCTGGTGGGGCTCGGTCTTCCTGCTGAACGTCCCGCTGATCATCGTGTTCGTGCCGCTGGCGCTCGCCGTGATCCCCGAGTCGCGCGACCCGCAGCCGGGCCCGTTCGACCCGATCTCGGTGCTGCTGTCGCTGCTGGCGATGGTGCCGCTGGTCTACGCGATCAAGCACGGCGCCAGCGCAGGTCTCGACGACGTCACCCTCGCGGCGCTCGCCCTCGGCCTGTCCTCGGGCTGGCTGTTCGTCCGCCGCCAGCAGCGCAGCGCGAACCCGATGCTCGACCTCTCCTTGTTCCGGAACCCGGTCTTCAGCGGCGCCCTGGCCGCGAACGCGCTGAGCCTCATGGCGCTCGCGGGCTTCCTGTACTTCGGCGCGCAGCTGCTGCAGCTCGTGCTGGGCCTGTCGCCGCTGGAGTCGGCGCTCGTCCTGGTGCCGGGCTCGGTGGCCACGATGGTGGCCGGCTTCGCCGCCGTGCGCCTCGTCGAGCGGGTGCCGGTGCGCACGCTGGTGCCGCTGAGCTTCATGCTCTCGTCGAGCGGCTACGCGATCGCCGCGTTCACCGGTCACCCGACGGTCCTGTCGGTCGCCGTGGCGTTCACGGTGCTCGGCATCGGCATCGGCCTGGCCGAGACCATCACGAACGACCTCATCCTGTCGAGCGTCCCCCCGCAGAAGGCCGGTGCCGCGTCGGCGATCTCCGAGACCGCCTACGAGATCGGCGCCGTGCTGGGCACGGCCGTGCTCGGCAGCGTGCTGACCGCGACCTTCCGCTCGCACCTCACGGTGCCCGCGGTGGCGAAGTTCGGCGAGCAGGAGAACGCGTTCGAGACCCTCGGCAGCACCCTGCAGTTCGCGGAGCAGTTCGGCGCGCCGGTCGAGGGCTGGATCCACGCGTCGGCCGCCTCGGCGTTCGACCTCGGCGTGCAGTTCACCGCCGGCGCCGCGATCTTCGTCGCGCTGGCCGCGGCGCTGGTCTCGCGACGCACCCTGCAGCACGGCTGA
- a CDS encoding IMPACT family protein translates to MSYRTIDRPVGGFAEAEIVVLRSRFLARAGRVEDEASARALIAEVRSTHHDARHHCTAFVIGPDGALRRSNDDGEPSGTAGRPMLEVLAGREVSDVVAVVTRWFGGTLLGTGGLARAYADATAAALDVAGTRQRVLWQRARVTVPVTEVGAMESRLRRDTDVLAVAYGAAEVSYEVATADLAVLDRLPFETLEPVWRDS, encoded by the coding sequence GTGTCGTACCGCACGATCGACCGGCCCGTCGGCGGCTTCGCCGAGGCCGAGATCGTCGTGCTGCGGTCGCGGTTCCTGGCGCGGGCGGGCCGGGTCGAGGACGAGGCGTCGGCGCGGGCGCTGATCGCCGAGGTGCGGTCGACGCACCACGACGCCCGGCACCACTGCACCGCGTTCGTCATCGGTCCCGACGGTGCGCTGCGGCGCAGCAACGACGACGGCGAGCCCTCCGGGACCGCCGGCCGGCCGATGCTCGAGGTCCTCGCCGGGCGTGAGGTCAGCGACGTCGTCGCCGTCGTCACGCGGTGGTTCGGCGGCACGCTGCTCGGCACCGGCGGTCTCGCCCGGGCGTACGCCGACGCCACGGCCGCCGCGCTCGACGTCGCCGGCACGCGCCAGCGCGTCCTGTGGCAGCGGGCGCGCGTGACCGTCCCGGTCACCGAGGTCGGCGCGATGGAGAGCCGGCTGCGCCGCGACACCGACGTCCTCGCCGTCGCCTACGGCGCGGCCGAGGTCTCCTACGAGGTCGCCACCGCCGACCTCGCCGTCCTCGACCGGCTGCCCTTCGAGACCCTCGAGCCCGTCTGGCGCGATTCGTAG
- a CDS encoding TetR/AcrR family transcriptional regulator, whose amino-acid sequence MAEERSTRDRVLDAFERLLVGAGSRAATLDAVAAEAGVSKGGLLYHFHSREALVDGMVERLREQAARDVEQMRSAPQGPVAFYLETSVDTGSDFDRALIAASRIAQEHDHGARTALADIRDAWFGVLNDHLADEALARTIQLIGDGLYFDDTTGLGSPDALGHVREVLGRLGQ is encoded by the coding sequence ATGGCCGAGGAACGCAGCACCCGTGACCGCGTCCTCGACGCCTTCGAGCGACTGCTGGTCGGCGCGGGCAGCCGGGCGGCCACGCTCGACGCCGTCGCGGCCGAGGCCGGCGTCTCCAAGGGTGGTCTGCTCTACCACTTCCACAGCCGCGAGGCCCTCGTCGATGGGATGGTCGAGCGGCTGCGGGAGCAGGCGGCGCGCGACGTCGAGCAGATGCGCTCCGCCCCTCAGGGTCCGGTCGCGTTCTACCTCGAGACCTCGGTGGACACCGGCAGCGACTTCGACCGCGCCCTCATCGCGGCCTCGCGCATCGCCCAGGAGCACGACCACGGCGCCCGCACGGCCCTCGCCGACATCCGCGACGCCTGGTTCGGCGTGCTCAACGACCACCTCGCCGACGAGGCGCTCGCGCGCACGATCCAGCTGATCGGCGACGGGCTCTACTTCGACGACACCACCGGCCTGGGCAGCCCCGACGCCCTCGGCCACGTGCGCGAGGTCCTGGGCCGCCTCGGCCAGTGA
- a CDS encoding ATP-binding protein: MALDSVLVANRGEIAARVLRACRELGIRGIAVHVPGDTAHLALADDAVEVPGYLDGAAIVEAARGAGATAVHPGYGFLSENAPFARAVAEAGLVFVGPDADVIELMGRKDRAREVAERAGVPVMPRYEPDAVPADAYPVLVKAAAGGGGKGMHVVRRPEQLADALATAAREARAAFGDDTLLIERFVEGGRHVEVQVFGDRHGHVVHLLDRDCSVQRRHQKVVEEAPAPGLDPRVRERIRSAAVSLCREVGYVNAGTVEYLVHGDEAYFLEMNTRLQVEHPVTEEVTGTDLVHWQLAVAAGEPLPLEQEDVVEVGHAVEVRVYAEDPYAGFLPQAGRIREVWWPGARIESVIEDFDGADVSSSFDPMIAKIITIGDDRDEAVDAMVEALDATAVFGIRSNVGFLRRIVDSATFRDAAMDTGWLDAEPEDLLAPPEVPRSAAAAAARLLWPAPDDGWRVAGPAAPLVLPVVDEEGVRHEVSAWPDHVVPNTTDGARAWVAIEGETHVFERPDGTRRPRTLHAGDAEVTAPMPGTVIAVEVEPGQRVEAGQRLGAVEAMKMELALTAAHAGVVTEVAATVGRQVKMGDLLFHVEAQED, from the coding sequence ATGGCCCTGGACTCCGTGCTCGTCGCCAACCGCGGCGAGATCGCCGCCCGCGTGCTGCGGGCCTGCCGTGAGCTCGGCATCCGCGGGATCGCGGTGCACGTCCCCGGCGACACCGCGCACCTCGCCCTCGCCGACGACGCGGTCGAGGTGCCGGGCTACCTCGACGGCGCCGCGATCGTCGAGGCCGCACGGGGGGCCGGCGCGACCGCCGTGCACCCGGGCTACGGCTTCCTCTCCGAGAACGCGCCGTTCGCGCGGGCCGTGGCCGAGGCTGGTCTGGTGTTCGTCGGTCCGGACGCCGACGTCATCGAACTGATGGGACGCAAGGACCGTGCCCGCGAGGTCGCCGAGCGCGCCGGGGTGCCGGTCATGCCGCGCTACGAGCCCGACGCGGTGCCCGCCGACGCCTATCCCGTGCTGGTCAAGGCCGCGGCCGGCGGCGGCGGCAAGGGCATGCACGTCGTCCGCCGGCCCGAGCAGCTCGCCGACGCGCTCGCCACCGCCGCCCGCGAGGCGCGCGCCGCGTTCGGCGACGACACCCTGCTGATCGAGCGCTTCGTCGAGGGCGGCCGTCACGTGGAGGTCCAGGTCTTCGGCGACCGGCACGGCCACGTGGTGCACCTGCTCGACCGCGACTGCTCCGTGCAGCGCCGCCACCAGAAGGTCGTCGAGGAGGCCCCGGCGCCCGGCCTCGACCCGCGCGTCCGTGAGCGGATCCGCTCCGCCGCCGTGTCCCTGTGCCGCGAGGTCGGCTACGTCAACGCGGGCACGGTGGAGTACCTCGTCCACGGCGACGAGGCGTACTTCCTCGAGATGAACACGCGCCTGCAGGTGGAGCACCCGGTCACCGAGGAGGTCACCGGCACCGATCTCGTCCACTGGCAGCTGGCGGTCGCCGCGGGCGAGCCGCTGCCGCTGGAGCAGGAGGACGTCGTCGAGGTGGGCCACGCGGTCGAGGTGCGCGTCTACGCCGAGGACCCCTACGCCGGCTTCCTCCCGCAGGCCGGCCGGATCCGCGAGGTCTGGTGGCCCGGCGCCCGCATCGAGTCGGTCATCGAGGACTTCGACGGCGCCGACGTGAGCTCCTCGTTCGACCCGATGATCGCGAAGATCATCACGATCGGCGACGACCGCGACGAGGCCGTCGACGCGATGGTCGAGGCGCTGGACGCGACCGCGGTCTTCGGCATCCGCTCGAACGTCGGCTTCCTGCGCCGGATCGTCGACTCGGCCACGTTCCGCGATGCGGCGATGGACACCGGCTGGCTGGACGCCGAGCCCGAGGACCTGCTCGCACCGCCCGAGGTGCCCCGGAGCGCGGCCGCCGCGGCGGCACGTCTGCTCTGGCCCGCGCCCGACGACGGCTGGCGCGTCGCCGGTCCCGCCGCGCCGCTCGTCCTGCCCGTCGTCGACGAGGAGGGCGTCCGCCACGAGGTCAGCGCGTGGCCCGACCACGTCGTCCCGAACACCACCGACGGCGCCCGCGCGTGGGTGGCGATCGAGGGTGAGACGCACGTCTTCGAGCGGCCCGACGGCACGCGTCGGCCACGCACGCTGCACGCCGGCGACGCCGAGGTGACCGCGCCGATGCCCGGCACCGTCATCGCCGTCGAGGTCGAGCCGGGCCAGCGCGTCGAGGCCGGTCAGCGGCTCGGGGCGGTCGAGGCCATGAAGATGGAGCTGGCGCTCACCGCCGCCCACGCGGGCGTCGTCACCGAGGTGGCCGCCACGGTCGGGCGCCAGGTGAAGATGGGCGACCTGCTGTTCCACGTCGAGGCGCAGGAGGACTGA
- a CDS encoding TetR/AcrR family transcriptional regulator, producing MSRREQILETAAGLFAERGYHGVSVNDIGEACGISGPALYKHFAGKEDLLAQSLTSISERLLSEGRRRRAEAPDASAALDALVAWHVEFALTHPALIVIQDREWSNLPERAQAAVRELQLAYIDAWVETLRELRPDLDRGTARAATQAVFGLINSTPHSARISSDSMARLLATMARDALLASGA from the coding sequence GTGAGCCGGCGCGAGCAGATCCTCGAGACCGCGGCCGGACTGTTCGCCGAGCGCGGCTACCACGGCGTCTCGGTCAACGACATCGGTGAGGCGTGCGGCATCTCCGGCCCCGCCCTCTACAAGCACTTCGCCGGCAAGGAGGACCTGCTGGCGCAGTCGCTGACCTCGATCAGCGAGCGCTTGCTGTCGGAGGGGCGCCGCCGCCGGGCCGAGGCCCCCGACGCCTCCGCCGCGCTCGACGCCCTCGTCGCCTGGCACGTCGAGTTCGCCCTGACGCACCCGGCGCTCATCGTGATCCAGGACCGCGAGTGGTCGAACCTGCCCGAGCGGGCGCAGGCCGCCGTGCGCGAGCTGCAGCTGGCCTACATCGACGCGTGGGTCGAGACGCTGCGCGAGCTGCGGCCCGACCTCGACCGAGGCACGGCCCGAGCCGCCACCCAGGCGGTGTTCGGCCTGATCAACTCCACGCCGCACTCGGCGCGGATCAGCTCGGACTCGATGGCACGACTGCTGGCGACGATGGCGCGGGACGCGCTTCTCGCCTCCGGAGCGTGA
- a CDS encoding carboxyl transferase domain-containing protein produces the protein MRELVAELRERTATARLGGSEKARDRHVGRGKLLPRDRVDRLLDPGSPFLEVGALAAYGMYGDDPFAVPSAGIITGIGRVSGRDCVIVANDATVKGGTYYPLTVKKHLRAQTIAADNHLPCLYLVDSGGAFLPMQDEVFPDRDHFGRIFFHQAQMSSRGIPQVAAVLGSCTAGGAYVPAMSDETVIVRDQGTIFLGGPPLVKAATGEVVTAEELGGGEVHAKVSGVVDHLADDDYHALQLVRSIVDTFARPQQPTITRREALPPREDPDGLYDVVPVDSRTPYDVREVISRIVDDSRLHEFKPLYGDTLVCGFAHIDGWPVAIIANNGILFSESALKGAHFIELANQRGIPLVFLQNITGFMVGKEYENGGIAKDGAKLVTAVASSVVPKFTVVIGGSFGAGNYGMCGRAYDPRFLWMWPNARISVMGGEQAASVLATVRGDFESPEAEEAFKAPIRDQYETQGSPYYSTARLWDDGIIDPGDTRRVIALGLAAAAHAPVPAPNFGVFRM, from the coding sequence ATGCGAGAGCTCGTCGCCGAGCTGCGGGAGCGCACCGCGACCGCACGCCTGGGCGGCTCCGAGAAGGCCCGCGACCGCCACGTCGGGCGCGGCAAGCTGCTGCCGCGCGACCGGGTCGACCGGCTGCTCGACCCCGGGTCGCCCTTCCTCGAGGTCGGCGCGCTGGCCGCCTACGGGATGTACGGCGACGACCCGTTCGCCGTGCCGAGCGCGGGCATCATCACCGGCATCGGCCGCGTCTCGGGCCGCGACTGCGTGATCGTGGCGAACGACGCCACCGTCAAGGGCGGCACGTACTACCCGCTCACGGTGAAGAAGCACCTGCGCGCGCAGACGATCGCGGCCGACAACCACCTGCCGTGCCTCTACCTGGTCGACTCCGGCGGCGCGTTCCTGCCGATGCAGGACGAGGTCTTCCCCGACCGCGACCACTTCGGCCGGATCTTCTTCCACCAGGCGCAGATGTCGTCGCGCGGCATCCCCCAGGTCGCGGCCGTCCTCGGCTCGTGCACCGCCGGCGGCGCCTACGTGCCCGCCATGAGCGACGAGACCGTGATCGTCCGCGACCAGGGCACGATCTTCCTGGGCGGCCCGCCGCTGGTGAAGGCCGCGACGGGCGAGGTCGTCACGGCCGAGGAGCTCGGGGGCGGCGAGGTCCACGCCAAGGTCTCGGGCGTGGTCGACCATCTCGCCGACGACGACTACCACGCGCTGCAGCTGGTCCGCTCGATCGTCGACACGTTCGCCCGTCCGCAGCAGCCCACGATCACCCGCCGCGAGGCGCTCCCGCCGCGTGAGGACCCCGACGGCCTCTACGACGTGGTCCCGGTCGACTCGCGCACGCCGTACGACGTCCGCGAGGTCATCAGCCGCATCGTCGACGACTCGCGACTTCACGAGTTCAAGCCGCTCTACGGCGACACGCTGGTCTGCGGCTTCGCGCACATCGACGGCTGGCCCGTGGCGATCATCGCCAACAACGGCATCCTGTTCAGCGAGTCGGCGCTCAAGGGCGCGCACTTCATCGAGCTGGCCAACCAGCGCGGCATCCCGCTGGTGTTCCTGCAGAACATCACCGGCTTCATGGTCGGCAAGGAGTACGAGAACGGCGGCATCGCGAAGGACGGCGCCAAGCTCGTCACGGCCGTCGCCTCGAGCGTCGTCCCGAAGTTCACCGTCGTCATCGGCGGCTCGTTCGGCGCCGGCAACTACGGCATGTGCGGCCGCGCCTACGACCCGCGCTTCCTGTGGATGTGGCCGAACGCGCGCATCTCGGTGATGGGCGGCGAGCAGGCCGCATCGGTGCTCGCCACCGTGCGCGGCGACTTCGAGTCGCCCGAGGCCGAGGAGGCGTTCAAGGCGCCGATCCGCGACCAGTACGAGACGCAGGGCTCGCCCTACTACTCCACCGCGCGGCTGTGGGACGACGGGATCATCGATCCCGGCGACACCCGCCGCGTCATCGCGCTCGGCCTCGCCGCCGCCGCGCACGCCCCCGTTCCCGCGCCGAATTTCGGCGTCTTCCGGATGTGA
- a CDS encoding class I SAM-dependent methyltransferase — protein MSEDNKPSKKVADQYDRGYDYTQYWNNRDYENAAEQVAIRRLLQGRRFAKAADVGGGFGRLALLLREYADRVTLAEPSQTQLDAAEKFLEGTDVIKARQQADALQFEDGELDLITMVRVMHHIPEPTDEFAEIARVLAPGGTAIIEVANYGHFKNRRAFKKAGKALPKEPVSIRTVAADQPDAIAFVNHNIDTVVSQLAAAGLVLERKLSVSNLRSQKLKRIVPTKALVAVERVLQKPLAASDFGPSIFLELRKR, from the coding sequence GTGAGCGAGGACAACAAGCCCAGCAAGAAGGTCGCCGACCAGTACGACCGGGGGTACGACTACACCCAGTACTGGAACAACCGCGACTACGAGAACGCCGCCGAGCAGGTCGCGATCCGTCGTCTGCTCCAGGGCCGCCGATTCGCCAAGGCCGCCGACGTGGGCGGTGGCTTCGGCCGCCTCGCCCTGCTGCTGCGCGAGTACGCCGACCGCGTGACGCTCGCCGAGCCCAGCCAGACCCAGCTCGACGCCGCCGAGAAGTTCCTCGAGGGCACCGACGTCATCAAGGCGCGCCAGCAGGCCGACGCGCTGCAGTTCGAGGACGGCGAGCTCGACCTCATCACGATGGTGCGCGTCATGCACCACATCCCCGAGCCCACCGACGAGTTCGCCGAGATCGCGCGCGTCCTCGCGCCGGGCGGCACCGCGATCATCGAGGTCGCGAACTACGGACACTTCAAGAACCGTCGTGCGTTCAAGAAGGCCGGCAAGGCGCTCCCGAAGGAGCCCGTCAGCATCCGCACGGTCGCGGCCGACCAGCCCGACGCGATCGCGTTCGTGAACCACAACATCGACACCGTCGTGAGCCAGCTGGCCGCCGCCGGCCTCGTGCTGGAGCGCAAGCTCTCGGTCTCGAACCTGCGCAGCCAGAAGCTCAAGCGGATCGTGCCCACCAAGGCCCTCGTCGCGGTCGAGCGCGTGCTGCAGAAGCCGCTCGCGGCCAGCGACTTCGGTCCCTCGATCTTCCTGGAACTGCGCAAGCGCTGA
- a CDS encoding EamA family transporter, with protein MTRRDSLLAVLVAVLWGCNFVAIHVGLQGVPPFLFLAIRFTLVAFPLVFFVARPQAPLRSVLGIGLFMSLGQFGLLYLAMAIGMPAGLAALVLQAQVIFTILIAAAVLGERASRRQAIGATIGTAGLAIVAWGFHQDAPLVPLLVTVGAALSWAIGNVIARAAKVPSGLSLVVWSALVVPLPCLAMSLLFEGPAEIGDALGNFGLAAWGSTLYTVVLASLVGYTIFNRLMASYPAASVVPYILLVPPVGVAAAWAALGEVPSTLEWVGGVVMMVGVAVATVTLRRREARPAPSSPAVVPSSPS; from the coding sequence GTGACCCGACGCGACAGTCTTCTCGCGGTGCTCGTCGCGGTGCTGTGGGGCTGCAACTTCGTGGCCATCCACGTCGGCCTGCAGGGCGTGCCGCCGTTCCTCTTCCTCGCGATCCGGTTCACCCTCGTCGCGTTCCCGCTCGTGTTCTTCGTGGCCCGGCCGCAGGCACCGCTGCGCTCGGTCCTCGGCATCGGCCTGTTCATGAGCCTGGGCCAGTTCGGCCTGCTCTACCTGGCGATGGCGATCGGGATGCCCGCCGGCCTGGCGGCCCTGGTGTTGCAGGCCCAGGTCATCTTCACGATCCTCATCGCCGCCGCAGTCCTGGGCGAGCGCGCCTCGCGTCGCCAGGCGATCGGCGCCACCATCGGCACCGCCGGTCTCGCGATCGTCGCGTGGGGCTTCCACCAGGACGCGCCGCTCGTGCCGCTGCTCGTCACCGTCGGCGCGGCGCTCTCGTGGGCGATCGGCAACGTCATCGCCCGGGCGGCCAAGGTGCCCTCGGGCCTGTCGCTCGTGGTCTGGTCGGCGCTCGTCGTGCCGCTGCCCTGCCTGGCGATGTCGCTGCTGTTCGAGGGTCCCGCCGAGATCGGAGACGCGCTGGGGAACTTCGGCCTCGCCGCCTGGGGCAGCACGCTCTACACGGTCGTGCTGGCGTCGCTGGTCGGCTACACGATCTTCAACCGCCTCATGGCGTCCTACCCCGCGGCCAGCGTGGTGCCCTACATCCTGCTGGTGCCGCCGGTGGGGGTCGCCGCGGCGTGGGCTGCGTTGGGCGAGGTGCCCAGCACGCTCGAGTGGGTGGGCGGCGTCGTGATGATGGTGGGCGTCGCGGTCGCGACGGTCACGCTCCGGAGGCGAGAAGCGCGTCCCGCGCCATCGTCGCCAGCAGTCGTGCCATCGAGTCCGAGCTGA
- a CDS encoding NUDIX domain-containing protein has product MTEHYPLDDHADSRSLLVAAAYVVLRRGDEVFVQRRHGTGYRDGYWAVIAGHVDPGESVHEAAVREAEEEAGVSIAPDDLHPLTAIHRFERGGPQVEQRIDLFFEVTQWGGDAELREADKASDMGWYPLSALPEPFVPHERDVLDLLATGTPVPAVISLPL; this is encoded by the coding sequence ATGACCGAGCACTACCCGCTGGACGACCACGCCGACTCCCGCTCGCTGCTCGTCGCCGCCGCCTACGTGGTGCTGCGCCGCGGCGACGAGGTCTTCGTGCAGCGGCGGCACGGCACGGGCTACCGCGACGGCTACTGGGCCGTGATCGCCGGCCACGTCGACCCGGGCGAGTCCGTGCACGAGGCCGCCGTCCGCGAGGCCGAGGAGGAGGCCGGCGTCTCGATCGCGCCCGACGATCTCCACCCGCTCACCGCGATCCACCGCTTCGAGCGCGGGGGCCCCCAGGTGGAGCAGCGGATCGACCTCTTCTTCGAGGTCACGCAGTGGGGCGGCGACGCCGAGCTGCGCGAGGCCGACAAGGCCTCCGACATGGGCTGGTACCCGCTGTCGGCGCTGCCCGAGCCGTTCGTCCCGCACGAGCGCGACGTGCTCGACCTCCTCGCGACGGGCACCCCGGTGCCCGCGGTGATCTCGCTGCCCCTGTGA
- a CDS encoding crotonase/enoyl-CoA hydratase family protein, translated as MSEQHVVTEIEGPIARVWLNRPDKLNGITFGVLDGLLEAADRIEADPNVRAVLLEGRGPSFCAGLDFGQVMTDKKRVAKYFLPNPLKGTNKFQQPLWAWRELSVPVIAVTRGHVFGGGIQLALAADFRFTTPDCQWSILEAKWGLVPDMSGTVALAELVNADLAKRLVMTGEVFSGEQAVEYGIASGVAEDPTKPALELVDQLLTRSPDSVAASKRLLNETRRATPRRAFALERKLQKAMFKAPNTAAARKAGMEKTEPEFGPRTFGR; from the coding sequence ATGAGCGAACAGCACGTCGTCACCGAGATCGAGGGGCCCATCGCCCGCGTCTGGCTCAACCGCCCGGACAAGCTGAACGGCATCACGTTCGGCGTGCTGGACGGCCTGCTCGAGGCGGCCGACCGCATCGAGGCCGACCCGAACGTGCGCGCCGTGCTGCTCGAGGGCCGCGGCCCGTCCTTCTGCGCGGGCCTGGACTTCGGGCAGGTCATGACCGACAAGAAGCGCGTCGCCAAGTACTTCCTGCCCAACCCCCTCAAGGGCACGAACAAGTTCCAGCAGCCGCTGTGGGCCTGGCGTGAGCTCTCGGTGCCGGTCATCGCCGTCACGCGCGGCCACGTCTTCGGCGGCGGCATCCAGCTGGCGCTCGCCGCCGACTTCCGCTTCACCACGCCCGACTGCCAGTGGTCGATCCTCGAGGCCAAGTGGGGCCTGGTCCCCGACATGAGTGGCACGGTCGCCCTGGCCGAGCTGGTCAACGCCGACCTCGCCAAGCGTCTCGTGATGACCGGTGAGGTCTTCTCCGGCGAGCAGGCCGTCGAGTACGGCATCGCCTCGGGCGTGGCCGAGGACCCGACCAAGCCCGCGCTCGAGCTGGTCGACCAGCTGCTGACGCGCTCCCCCGACTCCGTCGCGGCCTCCAAGAGGCTCCTCAACGAGACGCGTCGCGCCACCCCGCGCCGCGCGTTCGCCCTCGAGCGCAAGTTGCAGAAGGCCATGTTCAAGGCGCCCAACACGGCCGCTGCGCGCAAGGCGGGCATGGAGAAGACCGAGCCCGAGTTCGGCCCGCGCACCTTCGGTCGCTGA